CGCTGGCGGTGGCGTACTTCACGGCCGGAGCGGCATCGGGCCTTGGCGCCAGTGCCGGCACGGCCGTGGGTGGGACAGCCGGCACAGTCGCCGGGGGCGCGGTCACGGCCGGCGTCACCGCGCTGGCGAGCCAGGCGAGCGTGGCGTTGATCAACAACCGGGGCGATATCGGTGGGGCGCTGAACGACCTGGGGTCCAGCGCCAGCGTCAAGAGCCTGCTGACAGCCATCGCCACGGGCGGGGTGCTGGCGGGGCTGAACCTCGATCCGACGGGCTTGCCGACAACGGGAGGCGGAGCGCAGCCCTTCATGACGCAGCTCAGGCAGAACCTCACGGCAGGCGCGGCCCGAGCCGTGATCGACACGGCCATCAATGGCGGCAGCTTCGAGGAGAACCTGAGGGACGGTCTGAGGACTGCGCTACTGGACACCGTTGCCGCGCAAGGTGCCAATGCGATCGGCGACAACTTCGAGGGCTTCACCAACAAGGTAGCTCAAGATGACTAGAGATGCGCTGACCACAGCTGGCTACTTGGATCAATGGATCAAGTTCTTTGAATCATCCATTTCGGACAGCATCCAACGGATCTCCGAGCCCTCAAAGAACCCAGCATATCGGCCGCAGTATGTTCGAGACTTAGCCTTCATGCACGCGAAGGTGATGTATTACCGCTATTCTCGTGGCGACCCAACCTCCGACTTGGCCCAATACTTCGACCCGCTACTTCTCTTTTGGGAAGAGTCGGAACGTCTAGGTAAGGGCGTTTGGACGCCAGAACAGAAGTACAAGCGGCAAACATGGTCCGTCAACATCGATCAGTACATCGACTGCTTTTGGTTGATTGGTTTGGCGCTTGCACTAGATATCTCAGAGTCGCAGTGGCGGCGGCTAGTTTCCCTGTGCGGCAATGATGGCGAGGACCGGCTGTTGGACCGAATCATTGCCACCAGATCGCCGCAACGCAAGATTGGCCACGCGCTGATTTACCCCAAGCCATACCAAGGACTTTTGGAGGCGATCGACGCATCGTCCAACATGCAGGCGCTCAAGCTTAGCGAGTTTGTCGGACTCTGGTACAAGGAACTGGCTGGCGCCGTGAAGTCGGGAAGGCGCACGCAAGCGTATTCCTCTCGGGTCCCTTATTGGTATGAGTACCACAAGCCAATGAGGGGTGCGTACTTCGGC
Above is a window of Variovorax sp. RA8 DNA encoding:
- a CDS encoding DUF637 domain-containing protein; amino-acid sequence: MGWIEQLNADPNLSGKVDWARVEEAHRNWDYKQQGLTPEGAAIVTLAVAYFTAGAASGLGASAGTAVGGTAGTVAGGAVTAGVTALASQASVALINNRGDIGGALNDLGSSASVKSLLTAIATGGVLAGLNLDPTGLPTTGGGAQPFMTQLRQNLTAGAARAVIDTAINGGSFEENLRDGLRTALLDTVAAQGANAIGDNFEGFTNKVAQDD
- a CDS encoding PoNi-like cognate immunity protein, whose protein sequence is MTRDALTTAGYLDQWIKFFESSISDSIQRISEPSKNPAYRPQYVRDLAFMHAKVMYYRYSRGDPTSDLAQYFDPLLLFWEESERLGKGVWTPEQKYKRQTWSVNIDQYIDCFWLIGLALALDISESQWRRLVSLCGNDGEDRLLDRIIATRSPQRKIGHALIYPKPYQGLLEAIDASSNMQALKLSEFVGLWYKELAGAVKSGRRTQAYSSRVPYWYEYHKPMRGAYFGYWCVEAVAAVKAFGLDDSLCVGHPHYPGDLLRPEQVTAPDVSRLLPDLAATIGAPPEPPFTGEPRHLTKWEAFKMLVKSKLNS